GAATTTAAATTATGTAGGCAGCATTACTATTGATGAAGCACTGATGGAGGCAGCCGATATATTGCCCAATGAAAAAGTGCAGGTTGTAAATAACAATAACGGGGCTCGTTTGGAAACTTACGTTATACCCGGTCCCCGGGACTCCGGAGTGATTTGCCTGAACGGGGCGGCGGCCAGGCTGGTGCAGCCGGGCGATACCGTGATCATTATAACCTATGCTGTTATGGACCGTGATGAAGCCCGTAATTTCAAACCCAGGGCGATATTGGTGGATGAGCACAATAAGGTTACCCGTATAATGGAAGAAAAACACGGTGCAGAGGCTTAACGGGTCAATATTAAAAACATTTTGTTGAGATATAAC
This genomic interval from Desulfoscipio sp. XC116 contains the following:
- the panD gene encoding aspartate 1-decarboxylase, with protein sequence MFLTIFKSKIHRAVVTEANLNYVGSITIDEALMEAADILPNEKVQVVNNNNGARLETYVIPGPRDSGVICLNGAAARLVQPGDTVIIITYAVMDRDEARNFKPRAILVDEHNKVTRIMEEKHGAEA